A section of the Bacteroidota bacterium genome encodes:
- a CDS encoding DUF4870 domain-containing protein: MSVTTTSDEARSWGMLAHLSALLGLLSGIGFFVGPLIVYLVKRDSHPFVKENAREALNFQITALIALAVATVLAITIIGLIVAIPAFIVIGLAMVILPIVAGLRARDGETYRYPFTLRLI, encoded by the coding sequence ATGTCTGTCACCACGACCTCGGATGAAGCCCGCTCCTGGGGCATGCTCGCGCACCTCTCCGCGCTCCTCGGCCTGCTTTCGGGCATCGGCTTCTTCGTAGGCCCGCTCATCGTCTACCTCGTCAAGCGGGACAGCCACCCCTTCGTCAAGGAGAACGCCCGCGAGGCGCTCAACTTCCAGATCACGGCGCTGATCGCGCTCGCCGTGGCGACGGTGCTCGCGATCACCATCATCGGCCTCATCGTCGCCATCCCGGCGTTCATCGTGATCGGCCTCGCGATGGTCATCCTGCCCATCGTGGCGGGTCTCCGCGCGCGTGACGGCGAGACCTACCGCTACCCGTTCACGCTACGGCTGATCTAG
- a CDS encoding phytoene desaturase gives MSWLTRMAHRADARLNTSTSPLPITPESPHAVVIGAGFGGLAAAIRLRARGYRVTVVDRLDQPGGRARVFKEQGYTFDAGPTLITAPFLFDELWSLAGMRREDDVEFVDIDPFYRIRFEDGRVFNYNGDAGEMRREIAKFNPADVRGYERFLQKSEGIFEVGFTELGHVPFSKVSDMAKIVPAMMALRSHETVYQFVSRFIKDEQLRQVFSFHPLLVGGNPFATTSIYTLIAFLERKWGVWYAMGGTGAVVRGLATVIERLDGQFRFNETVEEITVENGRATGVQLESGEHIPADIVVSNADAGWTYRHLIRPEHRKRWTDQRVEKARFSMSLFVWYFGTDKKYEDIAHHTILLGPRYRELLDDIFSHKYLAKDFSLYLHRPSATDPTMAPPGHDCYYVLSPVPHLESGTDWSTQVEKYRQAVQDYLEATVMPGLSDHLTTSITLDPQGFRDDYLSYKGAAFSLEPTLLQSAYFRPHNKSEDVDGLFLVGGGTHPGAGMPGVLSSARVLDSVVPDASALDRTLGRVTRPEAVPA, from the coding sequence ATGAGCTGGCTCACCCGCATGGCGCACCGCGCCGACGCGCGCCTCAACACCTCCACGTCCCCACTCCCGATCACGCCCGAGTCGCCGCATGCCGTCGTCATCGGCGCAGGCTTCGGGGGGCTCGCCGCGGCCATCCGCCTGCGTGCGCGCGGCTACCGCGTCACCGTCGTGGACCGTCTCGATCAGCCAGGCGGACGCGCGCGCGTCTTCAAGGAGCAAGGCTATACCTTCGACGCCGGGCCGACGCTCATCACCGCGCCCTTCCTCTTCGACGAGCTCTGGAGCCTCGCCGGGATGCGTCGCGAGGACGACGTCGAGTTCGTAGACATCGACCCGTTCTATCGGATTCGCTTCGAGGACGGCCGCGTCTTCAACTACAACGGCGACGCGGGCGAGATGCGCCGCGAGATCGCGAAGTTCAACCCTGCCGACGTGCGCGGCTACGAGCGCTTCCTCCAGAAGTCCGAGGGCATCTTCGAGGTCGGCTTCACCGAACTCGGCCACGTGCCGTTCTCGAAGGTGTCGGACATGGCGAAGATTGTCCCGGCGATGATGGCGCTGCGCAGCCATGAGACGGTCTACCAGTTCGTCTCGCGCTTCATCAAGGACGAGCAACTGCGGCAGGTCTTCAGCTTCCACCCGCTGCTCGTCGGCGGCAACCCGTTCGCCACGACCTCGATCTACACGCTGATCGCGTTCCTGGAGCGCAAGTGGGGCGTGTGGTACGCGATGGGCGGCACGGGCGCCGTCGTGCGCGGCCTCGCCACCGTGATCGAGCGCCTCGACGGGCAGTTCCGCTTCAACGAGACAGTCGAGGAGATCACGGTCGAGAACGGGCGCGCGACGGGCGTGCAACTAGAGAGCGGCGAGCACATCCCGGCCGACATCGTCGTCTCGAACGCGGACGCGGGGTGGACCTACCGCCACCTCATCCGCCCCGAGCACCGCAAGCGCTGGACCGACCAGCGCGTCGAGAAGGCCAGGTTCTCGATGAGCCTCTTCGTGTGGTACTTCGGCACCGACAAGAAGTACGAGGACATCGCCCACCACACGATCCTCCTTGGGCCGCGCTACCGCGAGCTGCTCGACGACATCTTCTCGCACAAGTACCTCGCGAAGGACTTCTCGCTCTACCTCCACCGCCCCTCGGCCACCGACCCGACGATGGCGCCGCCAGGGCACGACTGCTACTACGTGCTCTCGCCCGTCCCGCACCTGGAGAGCGGCACCGACTGGAGCACGCAGGTCGAGAAGTACCGCCAGGCCGTCCAGGACTACCTCGAAGCGACCGTCATGCCCGGCCTCAGCGATCACCTGACGACCAGTATCACGCTCGACCCGCAGGGCTTCCGCGACGACTACCTCTCGTACAAAGGCGCGGCGTTCTCGCTGGAACCGACGCTGCTGCAGAGCGCCTACTTCCGCCCGCACAACAAGTCGGAGGACGTGGACGGGCTGTTCCTCGTCGGCGGCGGGACGCATCCTGGGGCCGGCATGCCTGGCGTGCTCTCCTCGGCGCGCGTGCTCGACAGCGTCGTGCCCGATGCGTCGGCGCTCGACCGTACGCTGGGACGCGTGACGCGGCCCGAGGCCGTGCCTGCGTAG
- the mscL gene encoding large conductance mechanosensitive channel protein MscL: MKKLFGEFKTFLMRGNLVDLAIGFTVGAAFSTVAKSLVDDLIMPPLGLLLGQTDFSDAFLVLRAGEGAPPPYVSLEAAAEAGATTLNYGAFLTNVFTLLIIALAMFIVIRSVNKLSEEIQDEFGGDEKEQSSQPEQPTEKKCAYCRQVVPYRASRCYHCTSFLGTEGGPLAPDGKITPGGG, encoded by the coding sequence ATGAAGAAGCTCTTCGGCGAGTTCAAGACGTTCCTGATGCGCGGCAACCTCGTGGACCTCGCCATCGGGTTCACCGTCGGCGCTGCGTTCTCGACCGTCGCCAAGTCGCTCGTGGACGACCTCATCATGCCGCCGCTGGGGCTGCTGCTGGGGCAGACCGATTTCTCGGACGCGTTCCTCGTGCTCAGGGCAGGCGAGGGAGCCCCGCCCCCCTACGTGTCGCTGGAGGCGGCTGCCGAGGCCGGTGCGACAACGCTCAACTACGGCGCGTTCCTGACGAACGTCTTCACGCTGCTCATCATCGCGCTGGCGATGTTCATCGTGATCCGCTCGGTCAATAAGCTCAGCGAGGAGATCCAGGACGAGTTCGGCGGTGACGAGAAAGAGCAGTCCTCGCAGCCGGAGCAGCCGACCGAGAAGAAGTGCGCCTATTGCCGACAAGTCGTCCCCTACAGGGCCAGCCGGTGCTACCACTGCACCTCGTTTCTGGGCACCGAAGGCGGTCCGCTTGCGCCTGACGGGAAGATCACACCGGGAGGTGGGTAG
- the aroC gene encoding chorismate synthase, which produces MIRYLTAGESHGEALLGIVEGCPAGLPLLPADLDEHLARRWLGFGRGGRAKIETDRAHVYSGVRHGATMGSPIALKLVNASYHKDKARWPEVMAVEPVDEDVEKVTLPRPGHADLVGTQKYGFDDIRPVIDRSSARETAMRVACCSVARHLLRVLGIEVGSHVVRIGAVGYEDKADWIERRDALLGDHAGNGGGARALYEAADQSETRMLDADLTAATIAHIKAMKKAGDSLGGVYEVVVTGVPPGLGSYVQWDRKLDGQLAQAILSIQAQKAVEVGDGIDGGTLPGSAFHDPITRENGTFARSSNHAGGIEGGMSNGMPIIVRGVMKPIPTLIKPLGTVDIATGEAQPTRYERSDVTSVPAASTVAEATVALVIANALLEKLGGDSLDEIRPRLDALRR; this is translated from the coding sequence GTGATCCGCTACCTCACCGCCGGCGAGTCCCATGGCGAAGCGCTCCTCGGCATCGTCGAAGGGTGCCCGGCTGGGCTACCGCTTCTGCCCGCCGACCTCGACGAGCACCTCGCCCGGCGCTGGCTCGGCTTCGGGCGCGGCGGGCGCGCCAAGATCGAGACGGACCGCGCGCACGTCTACTCCGGCGTCCGCCACGGCGCGACAATGGGGAGCCCCATTGCCCTCAAGCTTGTCAACGCGAGCTATCACAAGGACAAGGCGCGCTGGCCCGAGGTGATGGCCGTCGAGCCGGTGGACGAGGATGTCGAGAAGGTGACGCTGCCGCGGCCGGGGCACGCCGACCTCGTCGGGACGCAGAAGTACGGCTTCGACGATATTCGCCCCGTGATCGACCGGAGTTCGGCGCGTGAGACGGCGATGCGCGTGGCGTGCTGCTCGGTCGCGCGACACCTGCTGCGCGTGCTCGGCATCGAAGTGGGCAGCCACGTCGTCCGCATCGGGGCGGTCGGCTACGAAGACAAAGCCGACTGGATCGAACGCCGCGATGCGCTCCTCGGCGATCATGCAGGAAATGGGGGCGGCGCGCGGGCGCTCTACGAGGCCGCCGACCAGTCCGAGACGCGCATGCTCGACGCCGACCTCACCGCCGCAACCATCGCCCACATCAAGGCGATGAAGAAGGCCGGCGACTCGCTCGGCGGCGTCTACGAGGTCGTCGTCACGGGCGTCCCGCCGGGGCTGGGCTCCTACGTCCAGTGGGACCGCAAGCTCGACGGGCAACTCGCGCAGGCGATTCTCTCGATTCAGGCACAGAAGGCCGTCGAAGTTGGTGACGGCATCGACGGGGGCACGCTGCCGGGCTCGGCGTTCCATGACCCGATTACGCGTGAAAATGGCACGTTCGCTCGCAGCAGCAACCACGCGGGCGGCATCGAAGGCGGGATGTCCAACGGCATGCCGATCATCGTGCGTGGCGTGATGAAGCCGATCCCGACGCTCATCAAGCCGCTCGGCACGGTGGACATCGCCACCGGCGAGGCGCAGCCGACGCGCTACGAGCGCTCTGACGTGACGAGCGTACCCGCCGCGAGCACCGTCGCCGAGGCGACCGTTGCGCTCGTCATCGCCAACGCGCTTCTGGAAAAGCTCGGCGGGGACAGCCTCGATGAGATCCGCCCCCGCCTGGATGCGCTACGCAGGTAA
- a CDS encoding serine hydrolase — translation MRRLALLLALVLAVPAFAQPAAPPADLAERLDGALSHVHDIGLFNGTVLVAQGDDVLYAEGFGHADMTWDVPNAPDTRFWLASVTKQFTAALTLLLVEEGAFGLDDPITAILPDYPAAQGDVVTVRMLLNHTSGIPSMTGMDDFMQTRSNDAFTVDEMLAVFNEEAFDFEPGSQYAYNNSGYFLLGALIEAATGMTYAEALQAKLFDPLGLDDTGYADGTVAERMATGYTRSGMSYAHARYVHPSVPYAAGMLYSTAPDLHRWNRALYGGEVFADAATLAAMTTPEGAAADAQYAFGIGSGMQEIGGQERQVYQHSGGIFGFSTQLAYVPGDELTVVVLDNAEGSSGQVLMALARTFYGEEADLPKQPIAQVLMATIEGAATMEAGVEAALTQHETLMADDPDGYDFGEGQLNMLGYLVMGEGRPDLAIPIFQRNVEQFPEASNPYDSLGEAYMEDGQNDLAIENYQKSIKLNPGNQNGRDMLERLGVTPEDATVEVSEEVLQGYVGTYRLAPGFDLAVTREGTQLFAQATGQPRFEVYPSSETEFYLTVVEAQLTFEVEDGAATGVVLHQGGRSMPAPRVEE, via the coding sequence ATGCGCCGTCTCGCTCTCCTCCTCGCCCTGGTTCTCGCAGTGCCAGCCTTCGCACAGCCTGCCGCGCCCCCGGCCGACCTCGCCGAGCGCCTCGACGGGGCGCTCAGCCACGTCCACGATATCGGCCTGTTCAACGGCACCGTCCTCGTCGCTCAGGGCGACGACGTGCTCTATGCCGAGGGCTTCGGCCACGCCGACATGACGTGGGACGTGCCCAACGCGCCCGACACGCGCTTCTGGCTGGCCTCGGTCACCAAGCAGTTCACCGCCGCGCTCACCCTCCTGCTCGTCGAAGAGGGCGCCTTCGGCCTCGACGACCCGATCACGGCCATCCTGCCCGACTACCCCGCCGCCCAGGGCGACGTCGTCACCGTGCGGATGCTGCTCAACCACACCTCCGGCATCCCGAGCATGACCGGCATGGACGACTTCATGCAGACCCGCTCCAACGACGCCTTCACCGTGGATGAGATGCTGGCCGTCTTCAACGAGGAAGCCTTCGACTTCGAGCCAGGCTCGCAGTACGCCTACAACAACTCTGGCTATTTCCTCCTCGGCGCGCTCATCGAGGCGGCAACGGGCATGACCTACGCTGAGGCCCTCCAGGCCAAGCTCTTCGACCCGCTGGGCCTCGACGACACTGGCTACGCGGACGGGACCGTCGCCGAGCGCATGGCGACGGGGTACACCCGTAGCGGCATGAGCTACGCGCACGCCCGCTACGTCCACCCGTCGGTGCCCTACGCTGCCGGCATGCTCTACTCGACCGCGCCCGACCTGCACCGCTGGAACCGCGCGCTCTACGGCGGGGAGGTATTCGCCGATGCCGCTACGCTCGCCGCTATGACGACGCCTGAGGGGGCCGCGGCCGACGCGCAGTACGCCTTCGGGATCGGCTCCGGCATGCAGGAGATCGGCGGCCAGGAGCGCCAGGTCTACCAGCACAGCGGTGGCATCTTCGGCTTCTCCACGCAACTGGCCTACGTGCCCGGCGACGAGCTCACGGTCGTCGTGCTGGACAATGCCGAGGGCAGCTCCGGCCAGGTCCTCATGGCGCTCGCCCGCACCTTCTACGGCGAGGAGGCCGACCTCCCGAAGCAACCCATCGCCCAGGTGCTCATGGCGACCATCGAAGGGGCTGCCACCATGGAAGCAGGCGTCGAGGCCGCGCTGACGCAGCACGAGACGCTCATGGCGGACGACCCCGACGGCTACGACTTCGGCGAGGGCCAGCTCAACATGCTCGGCTACCTGGTCATGGGCGAGGGCCGCCCCGACCTCGCCATCCCGATCTTCCAGCGCAACGTCGAGCAGTTTCCGGAGGCGTCGAACCCGTACGACAGCCTTGGGGAGGCCTACATGGAGGACGGCCAGAACGACCTGGCGATCGAGAACTACCAGAAGTCGATCAAGCTCAACCCTGGCAACCAGAATGGCCGCGACATGCTCGAACGGCTCGGTGTGACGCCTGAGGACGCTACGGTCGAGGTGTCCGAGGAGGTTCTGCAAGGCTACGTCGGCACCTACCGCCTCGCGCCGGGCTTCGACCTCGCCGTGACGCGCGAGGGCACGCAGCTCTTCGCGCAGGCGACGGGCCAGCCCCGATTCGAAGTCTACCCGTCGTCGGAGACCGAGTTCTACCTCACCGTCGTGGAGGCCCAACTCACCTTCGAAGTCGAGGACGGCGCGGCTACGGGTGTGGTGCTTCACCAGGGCGGCCGCTCGATGCCAGCCCCGCGCGTGGAGGAATAG
- a CDS encoding HAMP domain-containing sensor histidine kinase, with translation MIYAADLSAPFVRSEDRWPLDVVGQGEEPAPGMLLPWYRTWWALLLWLCCALGVASGVAWAYGRRQGRRLALRDVALGAPVPGHGPDVAQQHTAAERANVELHELNHFLEATTVELRDALEQNKEFLGIAAHDLKNPIGGIAGMADFLASGASDLTDDELRDNLVLIRSEAMRAIKLIESLLDDARAGAEGPRLRRRPVDLADIARAVLRWNQAQAEAKRIQLVSRMPASLPAHADASALQRAVDNYVSNAVKYSPPGSRVRLVVSVEAASGDGSASAHIAVEDEGPGLTEDDRARVFGKLQRLSAQPTGGEHSTGLGLYIVKQLVEAHGGEVGVDSEAGKGATFWLRVPLPPPHPFAEPPAAQAGSFSA, from the coding sequence GTGATCTACGCCGCCGACCTGTCTGCCCCCTTCGTCCGCAGCGAGGACCGCTGGCCGCTGGATGTCGTTGGCCAGGGTGAGGAGCCCGCGCCCGGCATGCTGCTGCCATGGTACCGCACCTGGTGGGCGCTGCTGCTCTGGTTGTGCTGCGCGCTCGGCGTCGCCAGCGGCGTTGCCTGGGCATACGGCCGTCGCCAGGGCCGACGACTGGCCCTCCGTGATGTGGCTCTCGGTGCACCCGTCCCGGGGCACGGGCCCGACGTCGCTCAGCAACACACCGCCGCGGAGCGCGCGAATGTCGAACTGCACGAGCTCAACCATTTCCTCGAAGCGACGACGGTGGAACTGCGCGACGCGTTGGAGCAGAACAAGGAATTCCTCGGCATCGCCGCGCACGATCTCAAAAACCCGATCGGCGGCATCGCGGGGATGGCGGACTTCCTCGCCAGTGGCGCGAGCGACCTCACCGACGACGAGCTGCGCGACAACCTCGTACTCATCCGCTCCGAGGCCATGCGTGCGATCAAGCTCATCGAGTCGCTGCTGGACGACGCGCGGGCCGGCGCGGAAGGGCCGCGACTGCGCCGGCGCCCCGTGGACCTCGCCGACATTGCGCGGGCCGTGCTGCGCTGGAACCAGGCTCAAGCCGAGGCGAAGCGCATCCAGCTCGTGAGCCGCATGCCCGCCTCGCTCCCGGCCCATGCCGACGCCTCGGCGCTGCAGCGCGCGGTGGACAACTACGTCTCGAACGCGGTCAAGTACAGCCCGCCAGGCTCCCGCGTGCGGCTGGTCGTCTCCGTCGAAGCCGCCTCTGGCGACGGGTCCGCCTCGGCGCACATCGCCGTGGAAGACGAAGGCCCAGGCCTCACCGAGGACGACCGCGCTAGGGTGTTCGGCAAGCTCCAGCGCCTCTCCGCCCAGCCGACCGGCGGCGAGCACTCGACCGGCCTCGGCCTCTACATCGTCAAGCAACTCGTGGAGGCGCACGGTGGCGAGGTAGGCGTCGACTCCGAGGCGGGCAAAGGAGCGACATTCTGGCTGCGCGTGCCGCTTCCGCCGCCGCATCCGTTCGCCGAGCCTCCCGCTGCACAGGCCGGCTCATTCTCAGCATAG
- a CDS encoding T9SS type A sorting domain-containing protein: MPVLSRWRSVALLAVLAISTAQAQPGALDPTFGVDGTLPVELAGADLLNVVPAPDGGLFVLGQRGPDAVVVRVLPEGQGLDPGFGVDGIASVDFGDGQEFVVDGAVTADGGLVVVGISAPPIGAPRTAALAKLDATGALAVDFADGGTFRLTGYVSSNLAAVRVLDGGAIRAIGAAVGFDGVDGTLALQLTSDGLLDATFGTAGLAFSPVNRDLNVIAAHVRRDGSAVLGGAVASFIDGVPDFDAAVMRLQPSGLLDTAFASDGLRILTTPLPSSSINDIALDGAGRIVGAGISISGATGARTVLVTRLLSNGDLDRTFGGDGLVTARGGATRADANGVAVQDDRSVVVVGSTETAGRLDLAVFKFDEGGTLDATFAEQGVAVLPREANEASRSGLLQPDGKVVALSTVFDATFVTTGFLLARFENDGRPVSQQGEAVPDTDVTLTLDGPNPFRAATYVRVVLSEAQAARVVVYDLTGRRVAVLHQGMLPAGATRLRLSAAGLASGPYIVQLQSAAGLRRVSAVRP, translated from the coding sequence ATGCCTGTCCTGTCTCGCTGGCGCTCCGTCGCCCTGCTCGCTGTCCTAGCAATATCCACCGCACAGGCGCAGCCCGGAGCGCTTGATCCCACGTTCGGCGTCGACGGTACGCTCCCGGTGGAACTCGCGGGTGCTGACCTCCTGAACGTCGTGCCAGCCCCAGACGGTGGACTGTTTGTGCTGGGGCAGCGTGGGCCGGACGCTGTGGTGGTGCGGGTGCTGCCGGAGGGCCAGGGGCTCGATCCCGGCTTCGGTGTCGACGGCATTGCCAGTGTCGACTTTGGGGACGGCCAGGAGTTCGTGGTCGACGGAGCCGTGACTGCGGACGGGGGGCTGGTGGTGGTCGGCATCAGCGCGCCACCGATCGGTGCGCCGAGGACGGCCGCGCTCGCAAAGCTCGACGCGACGGGCGCGCTCGCCGTCGACTTTGCCGACGGGGGCACCTTCAGACTCACCGGCTACGTCAGCTCGAACCTGGCAGCGGTGCGTGTGCTAGACGGCGGGGCCATACGCGCCATCGGTGCCGCCGTCGGCTTCGACGGGGTCGACGGGACGCTGGCCTTGCAGCTGACATCCGACGGGTTGCTCGATGCCACGTTTGGGACCGCAGGCCTTGCATTCTCGCCCGTAAACCGTGACCTCAACGTGATTGCCGCACACGTCCGCCGCGACGGCTCCGCGGTCCTCGGCGGGGCGGTGGCGAGCTTCATCGACGGCGTGCCCGACTTCGACGCGGCCGTCATGCGGCTGCAACCCAGTGGGCTCCTCGACACGGCCTTTGCTAGCGATGGGCTGCGCATCCTGACCACGCCGCTCCCCTCGTCGTCCATCAACGACATCGCGCTCGATGGGGCCGGGCGCATTGTGGGGGCTGGCATCTCGATCAGCGGAGCGACCGGAGCGCGTACGGTGCTCGTCACGCGGCTGCTGTCCAACGGCGACCTCGACCGCACCTTCGGAGGCGATGGCCTGGTGACGGCCCGTGGTGGAGCTACCCGCGCCGACGCAAACGGGGTCGCGGTGCAGGACGACCGCTCGGTCGTAGTCGTGGGCAGCACGGAGACGGCTGGCCGGTTGGACCTCGCGGTGTTCAAATTTGACGAGGGCGGCACGCTGGACGCCACCTTCGCCGAGCAGGGAGTGGCGGTGTTACCTCGCGAAGCCAATGAAGCGTCACGCTCGGGCCTCCTCCAGCCCGATGGAAAGGTCGTGGCGCTCAGCACCGTGTTCGATGCGACCTTTGTGACCACCGGCTTTCTGCTCGCCCGGTTCGAGAACGATGGCAGGCCGGTGAGCCAACAGGGCGAGGCTGTGCCAGACACAGACGTGACGTTGACCCTCGACGGCCCCAACCCGTTTCGTGCCGCGACCTACGTGCGCGTCGTGCTCAGTGAAGCGCAAGCCGCGCGTGTGGTGGTCTACGATCTCACAGGGCGGCGCGTGGCCGTGTTGCACCAGGGTATGCTTCCGGCTGGCGCGACCAGGCTGCGGCTTTCGGCAGCGGGGTTGGCGTCTGGACCCTACATCGTGCAGCTACAGTCTGCAGCCGGGCTACGCCGCGTGAGCGCCGTTCGGCCGTAG
- the secG gene encoding preprotein translocase subunit SecG, which translates to MLLFYFMIFLILLVAIVLTGVVLLQSGKGGGLAGIAAGGQTQQILGARQAPDFLEKSTWVLGVALMVLCVITTMFTGTDDQTTIITDEGVEVAPAPLDATPGDALPLEPAPAEE; encoded by the coding sequence ATGCTTCTGTTCTACTTCATGATCTTCTTGATCTTGCTCGTCGCCATTGTGCTCACGGGCGTGGTGCTGCTCCAGAGCGGCAAGGGCGGCGGCCTTGCGGGCATCGCGGCAGGCGGGCAGACGCAGCAGATCCTCGGCGCGCGCCAAGCCCCGGACTTCCTCGAAAAGTCGACGTGGGTGCTGGGCGTCGCCCTGATGGTGCTCTGCGTCATCACCACGATGTTCACCGGCACGGACGACCAGACGACGATCATCACGGACGAGGGCGTCGAAGTCGCGCCCGCTCCGCTCGACGCTACCCCGGGCGATGCGCTCCCGCTAGAGCCCGCCCCCGCCGAGGAATAG
- a CDS encoding DUF5615 family PIN-like protein has protein sequence MVLRLLVDECTGPGVARWLAKQGHDVISIYDACPGISDDAVLARAVRERRILITNDKDFGEMVYREKRAHHGIVLLRPGGLPTRLKTALLSRVLKHHAEQLEDRFVVVTERQIRFAPR, from the coding sequence ATGGTACTCCGGCTTCTTGTAGACGAGTGCACCGGACCTGGAGTAGCTCGCTGGCTGGCGAAACAGGGCCACGATGTCATCTCAATCTACGATGCATGTCCAGGTATCTCCGACGATGCAGTCCTGGCTCGTGCCGTACGGGAGCGGCGCATCCTCATCACCAACGACAAGGATTTTGGCGAGATGGTCTACCGCGAGAAGAGGGCGCATCACGGTATCGTTCTTCTACGCCCTGGAGGCCTGCCAACGCGACTCAAGACCGCGCTACTCTCCCGGGTGCTGAAGCATCACGCGGAGCAGTTGGAGGACCGGTTCGTAGTGGTGACTGAACGTCAGATTCGCTTCGCCCCCCGCTGA
- a CDS encoding DUF433 domain-containing protein, translating to MSDALLDRIHTDPNVMVGKPVIRGTRLTVDFVIGLLAHGARVEDVLDEYARLEREDIQACLLFAQRTLADASFVPLAA from the coding sequence ATGAGCGACGCGCTTCTCGACCGCATCCACACCGACCCCAACGTGATGGTCGGCAAGCCTGTCATCCGTGGCACCCGGCTCACCGTTGACTTTGTGATCGGCCTCCTCGCTCACGGAGCTAGGGTGGAAGACGTGCTTGACGAGTATGCAAGGCTCGAACGAGAAGACATCCAAGCGTGCCTCTTATTCGCTCAGCGCACGCTAGCCGACGCGAGCTTTGTTCCACTCGCTGCCTAA
- a CDS encoding ABC transporter permease, with protein sequence MRLADLLLIALDGLRSNRTRSLMTLAGVAVGVAALLALLSYGAGLQRIARAEFDALALYNTLRVTSTPTPISGFGDLTVRTADSSSRVDEVALTDSILAVLNAVPGVVAAYPEITFPAQVRWDDKEIDVVADGVPLAMGMVPGYRPEQGAFFETAGDSAAFVSVSMLDRLGLGAPEDALGKTVTLLVPTLDMDELRRSMLLISFGLQSIPIRSERVPIRIAGVLPEENQQLTGFSRLVLPLDFAASLPKITFFSSLDLILRDSNTAGYGAARVQIAEEGSYDQVKAAIEATGVFATGFREQFAQVERLFRVMDLSLAIVGIIGLLVATLGIANTMAMSVLERTGEIGVMKAVGGRQRDIRRQFLVESAVLGVVGGVAGVVIGFAFVRLLSYGVQRLLESQSVPPIDVFYTSPWLVLGCIAVAVGVAVLAGVWPSSRAAKLEPVAALQRT encoded by the coding sequence ATGCGCCTCGCCGACCTCCTGCTCATCGCGCTCGATGGGCTCCGCTCCAACCGCACCCGCAGCCTGATGACCCTCGCCGGGGTCGCCGTCGGCGTGGCGGCGCTGCTGGCGCTGCTCAGCTACGGCGCCGGACTGCAGCGCATTGCTCGCGCCGAGTTCGACGCGCTCGCGCTCTACAACACGCTGCGCGTCACGTCGACGCCCACGCCGATCTCGGGCTTCGGCGACCTCACCGTGCGCACGGCCGACTCTAGCTCGCGCGTCGACGAGGTGGCGCTCACCGACAGCATCCTGGCCGTCCTCAATGCCGTGCCGGGCGTCGTAGCGGCATATCCAGAGATCACGTTTCCCGCGCAGGTGCGGTGGGACGACAAAGAAATCGACGTGGTGGCGGACGGGGTCCCGCTGGCGATGGGCATGGTGCCGGGCTACCGCCCCGAGCAGGGCGCCTTCTTCGAGACCGCAGGCGACTCGGCCGCATTCGTCTCCGTCTCGATGCTGGACCGCCTCGGCCTAGGCGCGCCCGAGGACGCCCTGGGCAAGACCGTCACGCTCCTCGTGCCAACGCTCGATATGGACGAACTGCGGCGCTCGATGCTGCTCATCAGCTTCGGTCTCCAGTCGATCCCGATCCGGTCAGAGCGGGTGCCCATCCGCATCGCGGGCGTCCTCCCCGAGGAGAACCAGCAGCTCACGGGCTTCTCGCGCCTCGTGCTGCCCCTCGACTTCGCGGCGTCTCTCCCGAAGATCACGTTCTTCTCCAGCCTCGACCTGATCCTACGCGATTCGAACACAGCGGGCTATGGGGCCGCGCGCGTGCAGATCGCCGAAGAGGGCAGCTATGACCAAGTAAAAGCTGCCATCGAGGCAACGGGCGTCTTCGCGACGGGCTTCCGCGAGCAATTCGCCCAGGTCGAGCGGCTCTTCCGGGTGATGGACCTCTCGCTCGCTATCGTCGGCATCATCGGGCTGCTCGTGGCCACGCTCGGCATCGCCAACACGATGGCGATGAGCGTGCTGGAGCGGACGGGCGAGATCGGCGTGATGAAAGCAGTCGGCGGGCGGCAGCGCGACATCCGGCGGCAGTTCCTGGTCGAGAGCGCCGTGCTCGGCGTGGTCGGCGGTGTGGCAGGCGTGGTGATCGGCTTCGCGTTCGTGAGGCTGCTCAGCTATGGCGTGCAGCGTCTGCTCGAAAGCCAGTCGGTGCCCCCCATCGACGTGTTCTACACCTCGCCGTGGCTCGTGCTCGGCTGCATCGCTGTTGCTGTTGGGGTCGCCGTGCTGGCGGGGGTGTGGCCGTCGTCGCGCGCCGCAAAGCTGGAGCCCGTCGCGGCGCTCCAGCGGACGTAG